One segment of Passer domesticus isolate bPasDom1 chromosome 28, bPasDom1.hap1, whole genome shotgun sequence DNA contains the following:
- the LOC135287079 gene encoding LOW QUALITY PROTEIN: beta-adducin-like (The sequence of the model RefSeq protein was modified relative to this genomic sequence to represent the inferred CDS: deleted 2 bases in 2 codons) — MSTAASPEPLPEPPAPGPRCPPQEDAEFLRARSGAGDLRQDFNLMEQKKRVTMILQSPSFREELESLIQEQMKKGNNSSHVWALRQIADFMATTSPAALPTSPMGLASVTPINDLHGTEGPALAKGERLMRCKVGSIHRLLDLYGWAQLGHAAVTLRVSKEQEHFLVAPQGLACSEVTAASLVKVNVLGAVVEQGSTGFAPDARSFSLHAAIYAARPDIRCIVRLHTPAAAAVSAMRCGLLPISRAALLLGDVAYFDFRGEVEDEADRVELQKCLGPTCKILVLRNHGVLALGDTAEEAFYSIFHLQAACEVQVSALASAGGAENLIVLERAAQRGPHGPGAVRRAGATFGPLHKSRLGEHEFEALMRMLDNLGYRTGYTYRYPFVQEKSKPKSDVLIPATVTAFVFEEEPAGTPALRQHAQKQQKEKTRWLNTPNTYTRVNLAEEQQGSAGGQRTKTTWLRADEVEKGSSGTPIRIENPNQFVPLYTDPQEVLEMRNKIREQNRQDVKSAGPQSQLLASVIAETSRSPSTESHLGDTEAKEGGEEAPPEPEPPNPFSQLTDQELEEYKQEVERKKRLQGEKDAAAEDSGAPPPEPPPPEPPAPAEPTEGDKKADGGQAPPDSTAKKEPPAVVNGKDEEQSTEENLGKGGTDRTTTNADQDAPKEKETVTSNPVSPDGSPSKSPSKKKKKFRTPSFLKKGKKKEKIES, encoded by the exons atGAGCACGGCCGCCAGCCCCGAGCCCCTGCCCGAGCCCCCCGCCCCGGGGCCGCGCTGTCCCCCCCAGGAGGACGCCGAGTTCCTgcgggcgcggagcggggccggggacCTGCGCCAGGACTTCAACCTGATGGAGCAGAAGAAGCGGGTGACAATGATCCTGCAGAGCCCG TCCTTCcgggaggagctggagagccTCATCCAGGAGCAGATGAAGAAGGGGAACAACTCGTCACACGTGTGGGCGCTGCGGCAGATCGCCGACTTCATGGCCACCACGTCCCCTGCCGCCCTGCCCACCTCCCCCATGG GGCTGGCATCTGTCACCCCCATCAATGACCTGCACGGGACAGAGGGGCCGGCACTGGCCAAGGGCGAGCGGCTGATGCGCTGCAAGGTGGGCAGCATCCACCGCCTGCTGGACCTGTacggctgggcacagctgggacacgCCGCTGTCACC CTGCGGGTCAGCAAGGAGCAGGAACACTTCTTGGTGGCCCCACAGGGCCTGGCGTGCAGCGAGGTGACAGCAGCCAGCCTG GTGAAGGTGAACGTGCTGGGGGCCGTGGTGGAGCAGGGCAGCACCGGCTTCGCTCCCGACGCGCGCAGCTTCAGCCTGCACGCCGCCATCTACGCGGCGCGCCCCGACATCCGCTGCATCGTGCGGCTGCACAcccccgccgcggccgcc GTGTCTGCCATGCGCTGCGGGCTCCTGCCCATCTCCCGCGCCGCCCTTCTCCTGGGCGACGTCGCCTACTTCGACTTCCGCGGCGAGGTGGAGGACGAGGCCGATCGCGTGGAGCTCCAGAAGTGCCTCGGGCCCACCTGCAAG ATCCTGGTGCTGCGGAACCACGGCGTGCTGGCGCTGGGCGACACGGCCGAGGAGGCTTTTTACAGCATCTTCCAC CTGCAGGCGGCCTGCGAGGTGCAG GTGTCGGCGCTGGCGAGCGCGGGCGGCGCGGAGAACCTGATCGTGCTGGAGCGGGCGGCGCAGCGCGGGCCCCACGGGCCGGGCGCCGTGCGCCGCGCCGGGGCCACCTTCGGGCCCCTGCACAAGAGC CGCCTGGGCGAGCACGAGTTCGAGGCCCTCATGAGGATGCTGGACAACCTG GGCTACCGCACGGGGTACACGTACCGCTACCCCTTCGTGCAGGAGAAGAGCAAGCCCAAGAGTGACGTGCTGATCCCCGCCACCGTCACGGCCTTCGTCTTCGAGGAGGAGCCCGCCGGGACCCCCGCCCTGCGCCAGCACgcccagaagcagcagaaggagAAGACCAGGTGGCTCAACACGCCCAACACCTACACCAGGGTCAACCTGGccgaggagcagcagggcagcgccGGTGGGCAGAGGACAAAGACCACG TGGCTGCGTGCAGACGAGGTGGAGAAGGGCAGCAGTGGGACCCCCATCCGCATCGAGAACCCCAACCAGTTCGTGCCGCTCTACACGGACCCGCAGGAGGTGCTGGAGATGCGCAACAag ATCCGCGAGCAGAACCGCCAGGACGTGAAATCAGCCGGGCCCCAGTcgcagctgctggccagcgtCATCGCCGAGACCAGCCGCAGCCCC TCCACCGAGAGCCACCTGGGGGACACAGAGGCCAAGGAGGGCGGGGAAGAGGCTCCCCCCGAGCCAGAGCCCCCCAACCCCTTCAGCCAGCTCACGgaccaggagctggaggagtACAAGCAGGAGGTGGAGAGGAAGAAGCGCCTGCAGG GCGAGAAGGACGCGGCCGCAGAGGACAGCGGGGCTCCccccccagagccacccccTCCGGAGCCCCCGGCGCCTGCGGAGCCCACGGAGG GTGATAAGAAGGCCGATGGTGGCCAAGCCCCCCCTGATTCCACTGCCAAGAAGGAGCCACCGGCGGTGGTGAACGGGAAGGATGAAGAGCAAAGCACTGAGGAAAACCTTGGAAAAGGGGGGACAGACCGGACAACCACCAACGCTGACCAGGACGCCCCCAAGGAGAAGGAGACAGTGACCAGCAACCCCGTGTCCCCCGACGGTTCGCCCTCCAAATCACCCTccaaaaagaagaagaaattccGGACCCCGTCTTTcctgaaaaaaggcaaaaagaaggaaaagatcGAATCCTGA
- the SNRNP27 gene encoding U4/U6.U5 small nuclear ribonucleoprotein 27 kDa protein: MGRSRSRSPPRRERRRSRSTSRDRDRRRRERSRSRDRDRRRSRSRSPHRRRSRSPRRHRSSSSSPARPKERRDEEKKELKDSKKERQITEEDLQGKTEEEIEMMKMMGFASFDTTKGKKVDGAANAYAINVSQKRKYRQYMNRKGGFNRPLDFIA; this comes from the exons ATGGGCCGCAGCCGCTCCCGGTCACCGCCGCGGCGGG AGCGCCGGCGCTCGCGTTCCACGtcccgggacagggacaggcggcggcgggagcgatCGCGGtcccgggacagggacaggaggaggagCCGCTCCCGCTCCCCGCACCGGAGACGGTCCAG GTCCCCGCGCCGGCACCGCTCCAGCTCCTCGTCACCAGCACGGCCCAAGGAGCGCCGCGACGAGGAGAAGAAGGAGCTCAAGGACTCCAAGAAGGAGAGGCAGATCACAG AGGAGGATTTGCAGGGCAAGACAGAGGAGGAGATTgagatgatgaagatgatgggCTTTGCCTCCTTTGATACCACCAAG GGGAAGAAGGTGGACGGCGCTGCCAATGCCTACGCCATCAACGTGTCCCAGAAGAGGAAGTACag GCAGTACATGAACAGAAAAGGAGGATTCAACAGGCCCCTGGATTTCATCGCCTGA
- the MXD1 gene encoding max dimerization protein 1 isoform X4, whose product MAAPAAGPAAPPPRLGIQMLLEAAEFLERREREAEHGYASLWPGGKDGEAPRRRAKARRSGGGGGRSTHNEMEKNRRAQLRLCLERLKGLVPLGAAAGRHTTLSLLTRARLHIQLEDQERRALHQIEQLQREQRHLQRQLEKLGVERLRMDSIGSSLSSERSDSEQEEMDVDVESTDDLPAELDWSSSSPSDSDERGSLQSLASDEGYSSSGGARARLPGGHKLPAGV is encoded by the exons AtggccgcccccgccgccggccccgccgccccgccacCCCGCCTCGGCATCCAGATGCTGCTGGAGGCCGCCGAGTTCCTGGAGCGGCGGGAGCGAG AAGCCGAGCACGGTTACGCCTCGCTGTGGCCCGGCGGGAAGGACGGCGAGGCCCCGCGGCGCCGCGCCAAGGCCCGgaggagcggcggcggcggcggcag gtCGACACACAATGAGATGGAAAAGAACAG GCGTGCCCAGCTGCGGCTGTGCCTGGAGAGGCTGAAGGGGCTGGTGCCGCTGGGGGCGGCGGCCGGGCGGCACACCACGCTCAGCCTGCTCACCAGGGCCCGCCTCCACATCCAG CTGGAGGACCAGGAGCGCCGGGCCCTGCACCAGATCGAGCAGCTGCAGCGGGAGCAGCGGCACCTGCAGcggcagctggagaagctgggcGTGGAGCGGCTCAGGATGGACAGCATCGGCTCCAGCCTCTCCTCGGAGCGCTCCGACTCGGAGCAAG AAGAGATGGACGTGGACGTGGAGAGCACGGACGACCTGCCGGCCGAGCTggactggagcagcagcagccccagcgaCTCGGACGAGCgcggcagcctgcagagcctggccagCGACGAGGGCTACTCCAGCTCCGGCGGCGCCCGGGCCAGGCTGCCCGGCGGCCACAAGCTTCCCGCCGGCGTTTAG
- the MXD1 gene encoding max dimerization protein 1 isoform X2: MAAPAAGPAAPPPRLGIQMLLEAAEFLERREREAEHGYASLWPGGKDGEAPRRRAKARRSGGGGGRSTHNEMEKNRRAQLRLCLERLKGLVPLGAAAGRHTTLSLLTRARLHIQKLEDQERRALHQIEQLQREQRHLQRQLEKLGVERLRMDSIGSSLSSERSDSEQEEMDVDVESTDDLPAELDWSSSSPSDSDERGSLQSLASDEGYSSSGGARARLPGGHKLPAGV, from the exons AtggccgcccccgccgccggccccgccgccccgccacCCCGCCTCGGCATCCAGATGCTGCTGGAGGCCGCCGAGTTCCTGGAGCGGCGGGAGCGAG AAGCCGAGCACGGTTACGCCTCGCTGTGGCCCGGCGGGAAGGACGGCGAGGCCCCGCGGCGCCGCGCCAAGGCCCGgaggagcggcggcggcggcggcag gtCGACACACAATGAGATGGAAAAGAACAG GCGTGCCCAGCTGCGGCTGTGCCTGGAGAGGCTGAAGGGGCTGGTGCCGCTGGGGGCGGCGGCCGGGCGGCACACCACGCTCAGCCTGCTCACCAGGGCCCGCCTCCACATCCAG AAGCTGGAGGACCAGGAGCGCCGGGCCCTGCACCAGATCGAGCAGCTGCAGCGGGAGCAGCGGCACCTGCAGcggcagctggagaagctgggcGTGGAGCGGCTCAGGATGGACAGCATCGGCTCCAGCCTCTCCTCGGAGCGCTCCGACTCGGAGCAAG AAGAGATGGACGTGGACGTGGAGAGCACGGACGACCTGCCGGCCGAGCTggactggagcagcagcagccccagcgaCTCGGACGAGCgcggcagcctgcagagcctggccagCGACGAGGGCTACTCCAGCTCCGGCGGCGCCCGGGCCAGGCTGCCCGGCGGCCACAAGCTTCCCGCCGGCGTTTAG
- the MXD1 gene encoding max dimerization protein 1 isoform X1 gives MAAPAAGPAAPPPRLGIQMLLEAAEFLERREREAEHGYASLWPGGKDGEAPRRRAKARRSGGGGGRSTHNEMEKNRRAQLRLCLERLKGLVPLGAAAGRHTTLSLLTRARLHIQKLEDQERRALHQIEQLQREQRHLQRQLEKLGVERLRMDSIGSSLSSERSDSEQGEKPPRGTGAGRPGPATAPTLPVAPAEEMDVDVESTDDLPAELDWSSSSPSDSDERGSLQSLASDEGYSSSGGARARLPGGHKLPAGV, from the exons AtggccgcccccgccgccggccccgccgccccgccacCCCGCCTCGGCATCCAGATGCTGCTGGAGGCCGCCGAGTTCCTGGAGCGGCGGGAGCGAG AAGCCGAGCACGGTTACGCCTCGCTGTGGCCCGGCGGGAAGGACGGCGAGGCCCCGCGGCGCCGCGCCAAGGCCCGgaggagcggcggcggcggcggcag gtCGACACACAATGAGATGGAAAAGAACAG GCGTGCCCAGCTGCGGCTGTGCCTGGAGAGGCTGAAGGGGCTGGTGCCGCTGGGGGCGGCGGCCGGGCGGCACACCACGCTCAGCCTGCTCACCAGGGCCCGCCTCCACATCCAG AAGCTGGAGGACCAGGAGCGCCGGGCCCTGCACCAGATCGAGCAGCTGCAGCGGGAGCAGCGGCACCTGCAGcggcagctggagaagctgggcGTGGAGCGGCTCAGGATGGACAGCATCGGCTCCAGCCTCTCCTCGGAGCGCTCCGACTCGGAGCAAGGTGAGAAacccccccggggcacaggagcagggaggccTGGCCCCGCCACGGCCCCAACCCTGCCCGTTGCCCCGGCAGAAGAGATGGACGTGGACGTGGAGAGCACGGACGACCTGCCGGCCGAGCTggactggagcagcagcagccccagcgaCTCGGACGAGCgcggcagcctgcagagcctggccagCGACGAGGGCTACTCCAGCTCCGGCGGCGCCCGGGCCAGGCTGCCCGGCGGCCACAAGCTTCCCGCCGGCGTTTAG
- the MXD1 gene encoding max dimerization protein 1 isoform X3 — translation MAAPAAGPAAPPPRLGIQMLLEAAEFLERREREAEHGYASLWPGGKDGEAPRRRAKARRSGGGGGRSTHNEMEKNRRAQLRLCLERLKGLVPLGAAAGRHTTLSLLTRARLHIQKLEDQERRALHQIEQLQREQRHLQRQLEKLGVERLRMDSIGSSLSSERSDSEQEMDVDVESTDDLPAELDWSSSSPSDSDERGSLQSLASDEGYSSSGGARARLPGGHKLPAGV, via the exons AtggccgcccccgccgccggccccgccgccccgccacCCCGCCTCGGCATCCAGATGCTGCTGGAGGCCGCCGAGTTCCTGGAGCGGCGGGAGCGAG AAGCCGAGCACGGTTACGCCTCGCTGTGGCCCGGCGGGAAGGACGGCGAGGCCCCGCGGCGCCGCGCCAAGGCCCGgaggagcggcggcggcggcggcag gtCGACACACAATGAGATGGAAAAGAACAG GCGTGCCCAGCTGCGGCTGTGCCTGGAGAGGCTGAAGGGGCTGGTGCCGCTGGGGGCGGCGGCCGGGCGGCACACCACGCTCAGCCTGCTCACCAGGGCCCGCCTCCACATCCAG AAGCTGGAGGACCAGGAGCGCCGGGCCCTGCACCAGATCGAGCAGCTGCAGCGGGAGCAGCGGCACCTGCAGcggcagctggagaagctgggcGTGGAGCGGCTCAGGATGGACAGCATCGGCTCCAGCCTCTCCTCGGAGCGCTCCGACTCGGAGCAAG AGATGGACGTGGACGTGGAGAGCACGGACGACCTGCCGGCCGAGCTggactggagcagcagcagccccagcgaCTCGGACGAGCgcggcagcctgcagagcctggccagCGACGAGGGCTACTCCAGCTCCGGCGGCGCCCGGGCCAGGCTGCCCGGCGGCCACAAGCTTCCCGCCGGCGTTTAG
- the SFTPB gene encoding pulmonary surfactant-associated protein B — MALALPLLLALLGTTPGAPGRVLTVFTGLGAPGGGCGVPPSAWCQDWVTALRCGALGRCPHLTQRPSGVDACAVCQYFMDCLRKISNETALEEPRQVCVNLQLCPAEPGAALALPVLELPGGHRQGPGLSPQALPLPLPLCWLCRSLVARAEAAVPVGSVAAAVAGLCRALPLPVAGACQCLAERYAALALEGLLGRLGPRLLCRLFLACRSGDSGDSGDSQLAGTLPPPWLLETIVVRLADCVREEDPKGAAVPALSLSLGPCALGPIFWCSGPEAARRCQVSGDTGDTGDTGGWHPLRPPLTPGPPAGPAALPGARLAVGGHQDPPAFPNKAWMQLCLSLWGCRGSRGAGREAAETTNPQNPQKKRGENELQK; from the exons ATGGCCCTGGCACTGCCGCTGCTCCTCGCCCTGCTCGGGACCACCCCAG GTGCCCCTGGCCGGGTGCTGACAGTGTTCACAGGTCTGGGGGCGCCGggggggggctgtggggtgccCCCCTCTGCCTGGTGCCAGGACTGGGTGACGGCGCTGCGCTGCGGGGCCCTGGGGCGCTGCCCCCACCTCACCCAGCGACCCTCCGGAGTG GACGCCTGTGCCGTGTGCCAGTACTTCATGGACTGCCTACGCAAAATCTCCAACGAAACGGCCTTGGAG GAGCCCCGCCAGGTCTGTGTCAACCTgcagctgtgtcctgcagaGCCCGGCGCCGCGCTGGCCCTGCCCGTCCTGGAGCTGCCCGGCGGCCACCGGCAG ggcccggggctgtccccgcaggcgctgccgctgccgctgccgctgtgctggctgtgccgCTCGCTGGTGGCGCGGGCCGAGGCCGCGGTGCCGGTGGGCTCGGTGGCGGCGGCGGTGGCCGGGCTGTGCCgggcgctgccgctgccggTGGCCGGGGCGTGCCAGTGCCTGGCCGAGCGCTACGCGGCGCTGGCGCTCGAGGGGCTGCTGGGCCGCCTGGGGCCGCGCCTGCTCTGCCGCCTCTTCCTGGCCTGCCGCAGCGGCGACAGCGGCGACAGCGGCGACAGCCAGCTCGCGGGGACGCTGCCACCGCCCTGGCTGCTGGAGACCATCGTGGTGCGCCTGGCAGACTGCGTCAGGGAGGAG gaccccaaaGGTGCCGCTGTCCCtgcgctgtccctgtccctgggcccctgtgccctgggccccATCTTCTGGTGCTCGGGCCCGGAGGCGGCGCGGCGCTGCCAGGTgagtggggacacaggggacacgggggacacggggggctGGCACCCCCTGCGCCCCCCGCTGACCCCTGGgccccctgcaggccctgcagcactgccGGGAGCACGTCTGGCTGTAGGGGGGCACCAGGACCCCCCAGCTTTCCCCAATAAAGCTTGGatgcagctctgcctcagccTTTGGGGGTGTCGGGGCTCAcggggggctgggagggaagcagcagaaaccacaaacccccaaaacccacagaagaaaagaggtgaaaatgAGTTACAAAAATAG